AAGTTGTGTAAATGAAACCGTGCTTGTAAAATTTATACCGGTGGTAGATTTTCCAAAATGTTCCAATGCTACTTCGATCAATTCGGGCGAACCGCTGAAATCACCATTTTTGATCATATCGGAAAGGTCAAGCACATTTTCTAATCGATCGGAAATTTTTTCAAACTTCGCGCCAATCATTCTTGCTACTTCTCTATCCGAATGAGGTTTCAGAATACCAAAAAACCGGAGCAATGGTTTCCACATTAACCATGCACCAATAATGCTTGAGAGTATGATATGTGTATAAAAAAGAATAGTGCGTGTTTCAGAGTCAAATTGTGCGATGGATTCAATGAATACGACGAGGGTTCCCAGCAAACCAATTACAGAAAACGTTTTCAATCCTGCCATAAGCAGTTCCTGTCGATATAATGCCCGACGGGTATTATTGATCCGTTCTTTTATCTGCTTGACGATATTTTGAGTTTGTTGAGTCAAAAAAATTAGCGCATGTATAAATTATAAGACAAACAAGAATGTTTGTGCTACGGTAAAAATATTTATTGGGTAAGACTCCAAATTACAATGTTTGTTCCAAATTTCAACGCTTCTTCCCTTTTTTCGGGAGGATCTTTGTGTACTTCTGGATCAGCCCACGCATCGCTGGGATTTGATTCATATGTATAATAGACGATGAGTCTTCCTTTGTGGATTATGCCAAATCCCTGCGGCGGTTTGTTATCATGCTCGTGCGATTTGGGAACTCCATTCGTAAATCGGTAATAACAGGAATATAATCCGTAATTGTATGGCAATTCGACAAAATCATACTCTGGAAAAACTTTTTTCATTTCACGGCGAATTGCTTTGTCCATCCCATAATCATCATCAATATAGAGAAAACCGCCGCTTTCTAAATAGGCGCGAAGTCGTTTTACCTCATAGTCTGAAAAGGTTACATTACCATGTCCCGTCATAAAGATAAAAGGATATGAGGTGAAATTGTCATTAGAAATCTCTACAAATTCATATTTCGGATCGGTGTCAATTTCTGCATTTTGTTTAGCAAATTTGAGCAAATTCACTTCAGACGAGGGGTCATTATACCAATCCCCACCGCCGGA
The Bacteroidota bacterium DNA segment above includes these coding regions:
- a CDS encoding DUF4159 domain-containing protein yields the protein MSSTYRISIIICAIIVVMCEINAQTKRIESQFRIARLKYSGGGDWYNDPSSEVNLLKFAKQNAEIDTDPKYEFVEISNDNFTSYPFIFMTGHGNVTFSDYEVKRLRAYLESGGFLYIDDDYGMDKAIRREMKKVFPEYDFVELPYNYGLYSCYYRFTNGVPKSHEHDNKPPQGFGIIHKGRLIVYYTYESNPSDAWADPEVHKDPPEKREEALKFGTNIVIWSLTQ